From the genome of Tindallia californiensis, one region includes:
- a CDS encoding DUF368 domain-containing protein codes for MLLFVQGVVLGFIMVLPGMSGGTLFVIFGIYEQLVRDLVNRIFKPYIPLLLGIMAGIFASGFLFAWFFTKYRDQTSVFLLGCLLASIRAVLNCCPGINNRRVIFMSIGVVIGFSLGNDPIGSTSVMEEISGIYLFVAGALSSATMVLPGLPGSSVLIVMGVYDTVLFYLSELVIPKLAIFGIGSIIGMVLLVHALEKLYDQHRAIISYFFAGLILGSARTLLPHSFELEGIAFFMIGFIPVWKWSEGK; via the coding sequence ATGCTTCTTTTTGTGCAAGGGGTAGTTTTAGGTTTTATTATGGTTTTGCCAGGTATGAGTGGAGGAACTTTATTCGTTATTTTTGGAATTTATGAGCAACTAGTACGAGATTTAGTCAATCGCATTTTCAAGCCTTATATACCGCTTCTACTAGGCATTATGGCGGGTATTTTTGCCAGTGGATTTTTATTTGCGTGGTTTTTTACGAAATATAGAGATCAAACATCTGTTTTTTTACTGGGATGTTTACTGGCATCAATACGAGCGGTTTTGAACTGTTGTCCTGGTATTAATAATAGAAGAGTAATCTTTATGAGTATAGGAGTTGTTATAGGCTTTTCGCTCGGTAACGATCCGATCGGGTCAACCAGTGTGATGGAAGAGATTAGTGGAATATACTTGTTTGTTGCAGGGGCATTATCAAGTGCTACGATGGTGCTGCCAGGATTACCTGGCAGCTCTGTTTTGATTGTCATGGGTGTTTATGATACGGTTCTGTTTTATCTGAGTGAGTTGGTTATTCCTAAATTAGCTATTTTTGGTATTGGAAGTATCATTGGAATGGTGTTGCTGGTTCATGCACTGGAAAAGCTTTACGATCAACATCGAGCCATCATATCTTATTTTTTTGCAGGCTTAATCCTCGGCTCAGCAAGGACTTTGCTACCTCACTCATTTGAACTGGAAGGAATCGCCTTTTTTATGATTGGCTTTATCCCTGTATGGAAATGGAGTGAGGGAAAGTAA